The sequence below is a genomic window from Dictyostelium discoideum AX4 chromosome 5 chromosome, whole genome shotgun sequence.
TGACAGCACCAACTGGAAGACCGAGTGATACTCTGTAGTTACTACCGACGGCTTGTgctattattttgaatagaTGTTAGTCATAGGTTCGTGATATTATTGAGGATTGAATATAGATTGTGATGaatgattgattgattgttgATAATTGATTCATGATATATGAtgattctattattattttcactgCTATTGTTCATCTTTAATCCAATCATTCAtcattcatcattatcatccaatataaaaaagaaaaaggatAGAGCATggattaaaatataaaaaaagagataaagTTGCCCCTACCTTTTGACATTATTTATGTATACAACGAAAACTGataacaaacaaaaaaaacaaaacctaaaaaaaaaaaaaaaaaattgaaccGAGGGAAAATTTTTTGTGTggaatttttcaatttttttttttttttcaagatAACGAACAAATTTTCTATActcgatttttttttttatttttattttttttttttaattaattttttttaattttggttttttttttttttttttaaatttcaatgCCAAActtaggttttttttttttttttttttttttttttttttttcaataaaaactattatttattttccttttttattattattattattattgttttttttatttttatttttaaaatatcatatTTAATATCTCTAAAATTtcagttttttatttatttttttttatttttttattattattattattattattattactattgttttaattgtattcaaaaataaatcataagTAATCGATTGATTGTATTTCCAacactttattattattattattatttttttttttttatgttggAGGAGCTTCCCAAAGTGGATTTGTACCTTGATGTGGTGATGGTTCATATAATGGATTTACAGATGAGGTTGCCATctgattatttttcaaaGACATCCAATGATTATAACCAGCTTTAGCACCAAATAAAGCTAAACCAAGTGCAACGGcaccaccaacaactacACCAGCAATTGCAGCACCACCAATAACACCTGCTTTTACAGCCACAGATTGACATCTGAATGGAAGTGGATCGAAATCTTTAAATGTACATTTTTTAGTTGAGTTATCACAAATACCATATTGACAATGAGGATCATCAGGTATACAAACTTTATCATATTGATTACAACCACCATAACCTACATCACATTGAGCCACTAAACAAAATGCACTTGATGGACAGACTATTGGTGATTCAATACAACCTTTATTCGAATCACAACTTGCAACCATACAAACTGAACTTGATTCACAAGTGATATTACTATGAACGCAGCCAATATCAACTTTACAAAAATCATTTGTACATTTATTTCCATCATCACAATTCTTTTTAGTGTGAATACATGTGCCATCCAATGAGCAACTATCGTCACTGCATATGTTATTGTCATTACAATTATCGGTGACAATGCATTTACCAGTGACCATATCACATTGTGGTTTGTTACAAGCATCTTTAATCTCACAAACCACTGGTAAGTTTGAACATTTTCCAGTGGCTGGATCACAAATATCATTGGTACAGAGATTGCCATCATCACAATCCaccaatttaatttcattacatGTGGAATTATCATAAGGATTACACTCTGTACGCACACAAAGATTACTTTCATCAGTGGCACAGAGTGTTTCATTACATGGTTGACAGTCTTTTACCCTATCGAAAAAGCATTCACCAGTGATACTTGAACAACTATCAATTGTACAATAATCCTTATCTGAGCATTGTTTCTTTAAATGTGAACAACCATTACCTTCGATACAAGTACTAATTATACATTTATCTGGTATATCACATAACCTATTAACTGTGCAAGTACCATTTACACATGGAAGTTCATAACATGTTGGATCAGAGAATGCCTCAGAGtaacattttttttcaacttcaTAACAACCTCCCAATTCTTCACTACAAACTTTCTTTTCACAACTATTAGTATATGCACATGGATCAACATTCTCTCTTGGTTCACAAGTTTTTGAAATTGCATTACATTCATAACTTGTACACATTGTATCCAATAATGTACAATTTGGTTCTTTCATAATACAATTATATTTCCATTCTTTTGTACCAATATTTGGTGGTGGACATTCCCAACTACCACATGGTGATAAACTTCCAGTACATTGTGAAACATCACAACATTTTCCAGTACCTTCACAAACTCCACAATAATCTTTCcacttttttcaaattaattaaaaaaaaaaaaaaaaaaaaaaaaaaaaaattaataaaatttaattaattaaatacaaatattattattatacttACTTTGCATTCTAAATCAATACTTGTTGAAATATGAATATAAGATTCAGTTGTATGTCTTTCAcaataaaagaaatcaaaattataacTTTTACCTTTTATTAAACCAAGTTTATCAAGATCAACACTTGCTGATTCTGCTGTATGTGGTGCACCCAAATCAATTActaaatcatcattaataaatacccttaattattattattaaattattaattagtataaaataaaaattaaattaaataaataataacaacgacaacaacaacttaccaaacatcatcatcacctttaaaattaaattcttcacCACCAATATAAAAGAAAGAAGCATGCATTTCTAAACAAAAATGGTAATTATGGGCAAATTTATCTTTTGACATATAATTTggttcattaatttttttacctTTATAATTTGGATCTTTAAAACCTAAATCATCAATTGGAAAGAATGATGGAGTTTCATAATAGAATACTCTTGGATCAGTTTGGTTTTGTTTAAATACTAATTTACTTAATACTGGTACATTTACACCTGGAACATCATGAAACCAGCTATGAAATGTACTTTGATTATGAACTACGAAATTATATGCATCATTTGATGGAGCATGATTATCACCACAACAATAGACTGGTGATCTATCACTATGATTAAGTTTAGATTTTACAATTCCTTTAActaatgtattattatttttaatttcaaaatctggATTTGTCATTGGTGATAAATCCCTAATTGTAACTGGGAATATTTTATcatcaccttttttttttaaaaaaaaaaaattaaaattttaaaattagtttaatttatttttatttttttagatattattattttaaagtaaatctttaaaaaaaaaaaaaaaaaaaaaatatatatatctttttttttattatattattgttataaaaaatttattagatttaaaaatttaaacattaccatttaaaaaagatataaataagCTAAAAAGGATTAATCCTTTTAATAGATTGGATAccatcttttcttttttttttttattttttattttttttttttttatctttttatagtttttttttttttttttttttattgttattttttaattttatgaaaagggtataatttttttaatttttatttaaaatattttattttaatatatttaatttgttggtgagtatgtatatatttatattattttaaacaaataataaataattttaaataaatcagctttttatttgatatttttattttttcctttttttaatatttatttttattcttattttttttattttatttttattatttttaaataatgtacatatatatatattttgaaaatttatgtatatataattatataaataagggtatatttatttaatcaaataaaataaaaatcgtatttataaattaccaTTTTGTGTGATTGTTAATGTtgctatttttaattttggggGTTACTTTGGTGTGGGATGTGTGGTGAATGTGGTTATTTTGTCATAAAGGGTAATGTTtcttaaatcaaaataaaaagacataaataaagaattgtTGAAAagctttgttttttttttttttcaaattttaaataaatctattaaaaaagtttggtATATTTGTGTGTGTtagtggtttttttttattttttttatttttatttttatttttctattaaattattattatttattatttattattttaaaattttcgtaaatttaatttttatctaatgcagttaaaattatttaaaccaaacaaattcaaattaaaaaaaaaaaataaaaaaaaaaacatgacctttttttttttttaaaatattattttcagtaTTAAACATTACATTTTACCCTTcccaatttttaattgttttttttttccaaaattggatattatttttataattttgtaTTTTGGCACTattgttttttgaaaaatatctttaaaatcatttttttaggTACAAAAACATTAAACCCCATACAAAAttcaaacaaaaataaaaaaaaaaaaaaaataataaacagtgttatttttgttttttttatacccCCCACCTTagtttatttgattttattataatggtaataaaattttgaataattggtattaataacaaaattcttttttttttttttttaaccgttatttgtaaataaccaaaaaaagttagtattttttattgactaataaaaaaaaaaaaatacatatatTCCTTTTgcttaaataaaaaagatttaagttcaaaaaaaaaaaaaaataatactattaaataaattttttaaaaggaatttttttttttttttttttttttttttttttttttttttttcacaagtTAAATACCATATCTACAAGTAATTTTATACTCTTTATTTTAATAGGTCTTTTCT
It includes:
- the psiJ gene encoding PA14 domain-containing protein; the protein is MVSNLLKGLILFSLFISFLNGDDKIFPVTIRDLSPMTNPDFEIKNNNTLVKGIVKSKLNHSDRSPVYCCGDNHAPSNDAYNFVVHNQSTFHSWFHDVPGVNVPVLSKLVFKQNQTDPRVFYYETPSFFPIDDLGFKDPNYKGKKINEPNYMSKDKFAHNYHFCLEMHASFFYIGGEEFNFKGDDDVWVFINDDLVIDLGAPHTAESASVDLDKLGLIKGKSYNFDFFYCERHTTESYIHISTSIDLECKWKDYCGVCEGTGKCCDVSQCTGSLSPCGSWECPPPNIGTKEWKYNCIMKEPNCTLLDTMCTSYECNAISKTCEPRENVDPCAYTNSCEKKVCSEELGGCYEVEKKCYSEAFSDPTCYELPCVNGTCTVNRLCDIPDKCIISTCIEGNGCSHLKKQCSDKDYCTIDSCSSITGECFFDRVKDCQPCNETLCATDESNLCVRTECNPYDNSTCNEIKLVDCDDGNLCTNDICDPATGKCSNLPVVCEIKDACNKPQCDMVTGKCIVTDNCNDNNICSDDSCSLDGTCIHTKKNCDDGNKCTNDFCKVDIGCVHSNITCESSSVCMVASCDSNKGCIESPIVCPSSAFCLVAQCDVGYGGCNQYDKVCIPDDPHCQYGICDNSTKKCTFKDFDPLPFRCQSVAVKAGVIGGAAIAGVVVGGAVALGLALFGAKAGYNHWMSLKNNQMATSSVNPLYEPSPHQGTNPLWEAPPT